A window of the Acidobacteriota bacterium genome harbors these coding sequences:
- a CDS encoding DEAD/DEAH box helicase: MDAIPPALEGRDIPSCAMTGSDGHGGRSCCPLIHRRSTRPAANTRALVLTPTRELAAQILASTRDLAVQYAYHRGRGHRCGHGPRRNMCSQRGRRHHRRQSAAHEHTPVLRQTQHPEYRARRGGSHARHGVPA; this comes from the coding sequence CTGGATGCCATTCCTCCCGCGCTCGAAGGGCGCGATATACCATCCTGCGCCATGACCGGCAGCGACGGGCACGGCGGGCGTTCCTGCTGCCCGTTGATTCACCGTCGATCGACACGCCCCGCGGCAAACACGCGCGCGCTGGTGCTCACGCCCACGCGTGAACTCGCCGCGCAGATTCTTGCGAGTACCCGGGATCTGGCCGTGCAATACGCCTATCACCGGGGCCGTGGTCATCGGTGTGGGCATGGGCCTCGCAGGAACATGTGCTCGCAGCGGGGCAGACGTCATCATCGCCGACAATCTGCCGCCCATGAACACACGCCAGTCTTACGCCAAACCCAGCACCCGGAATACCGTGCTCGACGAGGCGGATCGCATGCTCGACATGGGGTTCCTGCCG
- a CDS encoding DUF4159 domain-containing protein has product MGIEEVRSGRDSVASGQAAKCRTARFGVRLARVRYDSGDWDYNPKVAANVLNSVVEYTTIPVYPDEVVITLDSEELLAFPFLFMTGHKLVRLNERERTGLRHFADTGGLLFSDDCNHDIDGLYARTFEEEMRRVFADDPKAAAMPKLPNRHALYSSFFDFPDGPPQTSHELNGWGDDLVHDYLRAVDRKGRVAVLYSNKDYGCEWDYDWRNKRFRTDDNTRFAVNVVVYAMTS; this is encoded by the coding sequence ATGGGAATTGAGGAAGTAAGATCGGGTCGTGATTCAGTTGCCTCCGGCCAAGCCGCGAAATGCCGGACCGCGCGGTTCGGAGTTCGTCTCGCGCGCGTGCGCTACGACTCCGGCGACTGGGACTACAACCCGAAGGTGGCGGCCAACGTGCTGAACTCGGTGGTGGAATACACCACCATCCCGGTCTACCCCGATGAAGTGGTCATCACGCTCGACTCGGAAGAGTTGCTCGCCTTCCCTTTCCTCTTCATGACGGGTCACAAACTGGTGCGGCTCAACGAACGTGAACGCACGGGCCTGCGGCACTTCGCTGACACCGGCGGGCTGTTGTTTTCCGACGACTGCAACCACGACATCGACGGCCTGTACGCCAGGACCTTCGAAGAAGAAATGCGCCGGGTGTTTGCCGACGACCCGAAGGCTGCGGCGATGCCAAAGCTCCCCAACCGCCACGCCCTCTATTCGTCGTTCTTCGACTTTCCGGACGGTCCCCCGCAGACCTCCCACGAACTCAACGGCTGGGGCGACGACCTCGTACACGACTACCTGCGCGCCGTGGACCGCAAAGGCCGCGTGGCGGTCTTGTACTCGAACAAGGACTATGGCTGTGAGTGGGACTACGACTGGCGCAACAAACGCTTCAGGACCGACGACAACACCCGCTTCGCCGTCAACGTCGTCGTCTACGCGATGACGAGTTGA